From one Sphaeramia orbicularis chromosome 9, fSphaOr1.1, whole genome shotgun sequence genomic stretch:
- the barhl1a gene encoding barH-like homeobox 1a, with translation MELSGFRIDSLLSLRPPQELLLRAEPPELSPGSCSGGSAPASPRTEPLPRRESGPLPGHLLQPRTAASSFLIRDILADCRPFSDPGQPELEAGPNRVGPEEESLSRLSSDPENRVRGGASDPASSRLKKPRKARTAFSDVQLSKLERNFQKHKYLSVQDRMELAAELDLSDTQVKTWYQNRRTKWKRQSAVGLELLAEAGRMILPTHFLYPPAPPTVEPFLYRNHTPHHTYHQVAPPLQPCILTHIQPHQL, from the exons ATGGAGCTCTCCGGGTTCCGCATCGACTCCCTTCTGTCCCTGAGGCCGCCCCAGGAGCTCCTCCTCCGGGCAGAGCCTCCGGAGCTCAGCCCGGGCAGCTGCAGCGGCGGCTCGGCGCCTGCCTCCCCGCGGACGGAGCCTCTTCCCCGGCGGGAGTCCGGTCCGCTGCCCGGGCACCTGCTCCAGCCCCGGACCGCCGCCTCCTCCTTCCTCATCCGGGACATCCTAGCGGACTGTCGGCCCTTCTCTGACCCGGGACAACCGGAGCTGGAAGCCGGGCCGAACCGGGTCGGACCGGAGGAAGAAAGTCTGAGCAGGTTGAGTTCAGACCCGGAgaacagag TGAGGGGTGGGGCCTCGGACCCCGCATCCAGTCGTCTGAAGAAGCCTCGTAAAGCGCGGACGGCGTTCAGCGACGTTCAGCTGTCGAAGCTGGAGAGAAACTTCCAGAAGCACAAGTACCTGAGTGTCCAGGACCGCATGGAGCTGGcagcagaactggacctgagcgACACCCAGGTCAAGACCTGGTACCAGAACCGCAG GACTAAGTGGAAGCGTCAGTCTGCTGTTGGTTTGGAACTTCTGGCTGAAGCTGGGAGGATGATCCTGCCCACACACTTCCTGTATCCACCTGCCCCGCCCACTGTGGAGCCCTTCCTGTACAGAAACCACACCCCCCACCACACCTACCATCAGGTGGCCCCACCCCTTCAGCCTTGCATCCTGACCCACATTCAACCTCATCAACTCTGA